A genomic stretch from Acipenser ruthenus unplaced genomic scaffold, fAciRut3.2 maternal haplotype, whole genome shotgun sequence includes:
- the LOC117397687 gene encoding voltage-dependent anion-selective channel protein 2 has protein sequence MAVPPSYSDLGKSAKDIFSKGYGFGVVKLDLKTKSQSGVEFSTSGSSNTDSGKATGSLETKYKMKELGLTFNQKWNTDNTLSTGVTLEDQLANGLKLTFDTSFVPNTGKKSGKLKTGYKRDYINLGCDVDFDFAGPVIHGAAVVGYEGWLAGYQVAFDTAKSKLAQNNFALGYKAGDFQLHTNVNDGTEFGGSIYQKVNDKLETAVNLAWTAGSNNTRFGIAAKYQLDTDTAISAKVNNASLIGIGYTQTLRPGVKLTLSGLVDGKNFNAGGHKIGLGFELEA, from the exons ATGGCAGTTCCACCATCGTACTCCGACTTGGGCAAGTCAGCCAAGGATATCTTCAGCAAGGGCTATG gcttCGGGGTCGTGAAGTTAGACTTGAAGACCAAGTCTCAGAGCGGAGTG GAGTTCTCCACCTCTGGCTCCTCAAACACAGACTCCGGCAAGGCGACGGGGAGTCTGGAGACCAAGTACAAGATGAAGGAGCTGGGCCTGACCTTCAACCAGAAGTGGAACACGGACAACACCCTGAGCACCGGGGTCACCCTGGAGGACCAG TTGGCGAATGGACTCAAGCTTACCTTCGACACTTCATTTGTACCAAACACAGG taagAAGAGTGGTAAGCTGAAGACTGGGTACAAGCGTGACTACATCAACCTGGGCTGCGATGTGGATTTCGACTTTGCCGGCCCTGTGATCCACGGCGCCGCTGTTGTCGGCTATGAGGGCTGGCTCGCCGGCTACCAGGTGGCCTTCGACACGGCCAAGTCCAAGCTGGCCCAGAACAACTTCGCCCTGGGCTACAAGGCAGGGGACTTCCAGCTGCACACCAACGT CAACGACGGGACGGAGTTCGGCGGCTCCATCTACCAGAAGGTGAACGACAAGCTGGAGACAGCGGTGAACCTGGCCTGGACCGCGGGCAGCAACAACACCCGCTTCGGCATCGCGGCCAAGTACCAGCTGGACACGGACACCGCCATCTCC GCCAAAGTGAACAACGCCAGCCTGATCGGAATAGGATACACCCAGACCCTCCGGCCAG GAGTGAAGCTGACTCTGTCTGGTCTGGTGGACGGAAAGAACTTCAACGCCGGAGGTCACAAGATCGGTCTCGGGTTCGAACTTGAAGCATAA